One part of the Aspergillus fumigatus Af293 chromosome 7, whole genome shotgun sequence genome encodes these proteins:
- a CDS encoding gamma-glutamylcyclotransferase family protein, translating to MASLGQEEGGARTLSPPPPPPPPPPSDAHSKISPYVLKLRSAPPNYFYKPQIKPEHTDPFAAPTGPYFFYGTLTDPLMIAEILELNEEPKLRPAHIIGYECKMWGQYPALLDCPDSVVEGAAYHVRTTQDAERLAAYETGNYRAEDCLIRYIDGKEPSEDLGYTFKYVGDPRELTEGQFDLKVWLRRMGRHAAADKLEAAKCEE from the coding sequence ATGGCCAGTTtagggcaagaagaaggaggggCCCGCACTCTTTCCccccctccgccgcctccgccCCCTCCACCATCGGATGCTCACTCAAAAATATCTCCCTATGTTCTGAAGCTCAGGAGCGCGCCTCCCAATTATTTCTACAAGCCCCAGATAAAGCCGGAACACACGGACCCCTTTGCTGCACCCACTGGTCCTTACTTCTTTTATGGCACATTGACAGATCCGTTAATGATCGCGGAGATTCTCGAGCTGAACGAGGAACCAAAGCTGCGACCTGCACATATTATTGGGTATGAATGTAAAATGTGGGGGCAATATCCAGCTTTGCTGGATTGTCCAGATTCGGTGGTTGAAGGAGCAGCGTATCATGTTCGTACTACGCAGGATGCAGAGAGGCTTGCTGCGTATGAGACGGGAAATTATCGTGCAGAAGATTGTCTTATCAGATATATAGATGGCAAGGAGCCGTCTGAGGACCTGGGGTATACATTTAAGTATGTCGGTGACCCGCGCGAACTCACCGAGGGCCAGTTTGACCTGAAGGTCTGGTTGAGACGGATGGGGAGACATGCTGCGGCAGATAAGTTGGAGGCTGCTAAATGCGAGGAATAG
- a CDS encoding NACHT and WD40 domain protein codes for MPSVKDCWKNWRARKTRSPNYSSSVIASSTPPPTDSAKVPSSDVVESPPSHSSGEKAEGTLATSGSSQPTTESPSKATLDVSSDTGDHAHVSRSASLLVDPAQGPEEHSTKQSAELSISQRIWNAAYDSLEEDRATAKLVKSYLKTLTTVLKDENGSSVSASEDDELAAQLQSPTTRQEYLKKLVSDGQKKIETSSKIKMAVGDVAQFILSAKGMIDLAVQSIPQAALPWAGVCIGLQILLNPAQATKSNLAGIAHVTSRMDWYCAVTGHLLNKNNIMTGTESFQEVLELLEKAVVLLYKELLLYQMKSVCSYYRNRGVGFLRGLANLDDWDGNLACVKNAEVVVREYSEQYCREYHKSSLRQLVDSSSEMEKYLGDIHQNLRDFIALQKTTRRNDEDKECLQDLFAVDPQYDLKDIEEKKDKLLDDVYDWVFRTDEYAVFTDWLDDGRNGASYRMLWIDGPAGTGKTMLFMGIIRKLSDQPSALSPSVSYFFCQGTDQTRNSATTILRSLVWQLLVQQPPLISHLRDQRRNAGAPLLRGERAFYVLSDALRSMLQDPCLSPVYFAIDALDECDRKTPGLDQLLQLIESSLALSSKVKWLVSSRPEVLLHARGKQLKEIHASTASVTLGPRRLEGPVNAYIDHKLDSMKGKDGYDTETLAQLSDEIRQRAKSTFLWVALAFKELDGVDGWDAVETIQRIPSGLSNVYDLIMAQIEKGSSENQKRCKNILVAVVLAYRTLSLPELAVLAGLQPKINPRTIVEKCGSFLTISSQGVSLIHQSAKDYLEANYTQKLGSSVGQGNADICARSINAMGSILRHNIYALPHPGVDIRDVTPPDPDPLAPIRYSCVFWVGHLCKAKSQGFGNDLTEGGAVLRVFKEHFLHWLEALSLIGGMSESIRHLKELQTVVDSANDTELSAFLRDMHRFIRFFRQVIDVAPLQAYFSGLVFAPQRSLVRQTFERFLHTRISHIPNPQLDWSPRLYTLDLHGNTPESVAFSEAGDRLASGLKNGLIKIWDTGTGGPMQTLQGHDDMVNSVAFSRDGNLLASGSRDHTVKIWDTATGDCVQILEGHNGPVTSVSFSATSEQVASGSADETIKIWDVVAGKCVQIVEVHYTVHSVAFSNADARLAAGLDGGSTIIWDTATGTQMHKLGNYRAFVESVAFSADDKRLASGESHGTIKIWDTATGACLHTLHGHDDTVFYVGFLRDKDRLASGSSDGNVKIWDMATGKCMRTFVGHSTGQISSLSFSATGGQLASAGFADFADIEIWDLAIVDNTTPVQSRQERVKSVTFSASGHRLVSLSFEGTMRVWDTLTGQCICTLERPVDGPSVASVAFSMAGDRVASGLFNGDIKIWDTVTGRCMQTFKHQGYSLAWVQSVAFSATGEQLASCSMGSDIKIWNTGTGKCMQTLDHFQVTLVAFSPTGQRLAAGLRGGIIKMWRTAPRYCMWKIRGHSRRLSSLVFSGSGNQLASASEDFTIKVWSTATGDCIQMFSIGTSIRQLFFDPTSTYLVTEIGRIKVDLSSFVPAMMLEAGDMAEEQTCLDQESREVRGEETDEGNDDKWQEQTHGEFVVESVAERGSGERDSLASNNSLSKEELVEEGEPADKESVDEQSGAIELADEKSADKEADEEECSEEESDKEDLAPVSAAYYSGIKVYGYGLSDRPWITRDGQDFIWLPPEFRPECSAVQGDTIAIGCRSGRVLIFGFAPDGCSTGA; via the exons ATGCCCAGCGTAAAGGATTGCTGGAAAAATTGGAGGGCTAGGAAAACAAGGAGTCCGAACTATAGCTCTAGCGTTAtcgcctcctccactccCCCGCCAACAG ATAGCGCAAAAGTGCCGTCCAGCGACGTGGTGGAGTCGCCTCCGTCGCATTCATCTGGGGAAAAGGCCGAAGGGACTCTCGCGACTTCTGGAAGTAGTCAGCCGACGACAGAGTCACCTTCCAAAGCGACCTTGGATGTCTCATCCGACACTGGTGACCATGCGCATGTTTCTCGCTCTGCCTCGCTGCTTGTCGATCCTGCTCAGGGACCCGAAGAGCACTCGACGAAACAGAGCGCAGAGCTGTCCATATCCCAAAGAATCTGGAATGCCGCCTACGATAGTCTTGAGGAGGATAGGGCTACTGCTAAACTTGTCAAGTCTTACTTGAAGACTCTCACCACAGTTCTCAAGGACGAGAACGGCTCTAGTGTCTCTGCCTCGGAAGACGATGAGCTTGCTGCCCAATTGCAAAGTCCAACCACACGTCAGGAATATCTGAAGAAATTAGTCAGCGATGGTCAGAAAAAGATTGAAACGTCGTCCAAGATCAAAATGGCAGTGGGTGATGTCGCCCAGTTCATTCTTTCTGCCAAAGGGATGATCGACCTCGCTGTCCAGAGCATACCACAGGCTGCGCTCCCGTGGGCTGGCGTTTGTATCGGGTTACAA ATCCTCCTGAATCCGGCGCAGGCTACCAAGTCTAACCTGGCGGGCATCGCTCATGTTACCTCCAGAATGGACTGGTATTGCGCCGTAACCGGACACCTCTTGAACAAGAACAATATTATGACCGGAACGGAGTCATTTCAAGAGGTCTTAGaactgctggagaaggcagTTGTGCTACTCTACAAGGAGCTCCTCCTTTATCAGATGAAGAGTGTCTGTTCCTATTACCGGAATCGAGGCGTTGGATTCCTGCGCGGACTAGCGAACTTGGATGACTGGGATGGTAATTTGGCATGTGTCAAGAACGCTGAAGTCGTCGTGCGGGAGTACTCGGAGCAATATTGCCGAGAGTATCACAAGAGCTCTCTGCGCCAGCTCGTCGACTCTAGTAGTGAAATGGAGAAATATCTTGGTGACATTCATCAGAACTTGCGAGACTTTATCGCCTTGCAGAAGACAACGCGAAGGAACGATGAGGACAAGGAATGCCTCCAGGATCTCTTTGCAGTGGATCCGCAGTACGATCTGAAGGAcattgaagagaagaaggataaaTTGCTCGACGATGTGTATGACTGGGTCTTTCGCACCGATGAGTACGCCGTGTTTACCGATTGGCTCGATGACGGGCGCAACGGAGCATCCTACCGTATGCTGTGGATAGACGGACCTGCCGGCACCGGAAAGACGATGCTCTTCATGGGCATCATTCGCAAGCTCTCCGATCAGCCCTCCGCCCTTTCACCGAGTGTCTCGTACTTCTTCTGTCAAGGTACAGATCAGACCCGGAACAGCGCAACGACCATCTTGCGATCGCTGGTTTGGCAGCTACTGGTGCAGCAACCACCTCTCATCTCGCACCTTCGAGACCAGCGTAGAAATGCTGGTGCCCCTCTGTTGAGAGGCGAGCGTGCATTTTATGTGCTATCTGACGCACTTCGCAGCATGCTACAAGACCCTTGCCTATCCCCAGTATATTTCGCTATTGATGCCCTTGACGAGTGTGATAGGAAAACCCCAGGCCTGgaccagcttcttcagctgatTGAGTCTTCACTTGCTCTCTCCAGTAAGGTGAAGTGGCTGGTCTCTAGCCGTCCGGAGGTTCTTCTCCACGCAAGAGGCaagcagctcaaggagaTCCATGCTTCAACAGCTTCGGTCACGTTGGGCCCTAGGCGTCTAGAAGGACCAGTCAATGCATATATTGACCATAAGCTTGACAGCATGAAGGGAAAAGACGGTTATGATACGGAGACCTTGGCGCAACTTTCAGACGAGATCCGTCAGCGAGCCAAGTCCACGTTCCTCTGGGTGGCATTGGCGTTCAAAGAACTGGACGGAGTGGATGGGTGGGACGCCGTCGAGACCATCCAAAGAATTCCCTCCGGCTTGTCGAATGTGTACGATCTAATCATGGCCCAAATCGAGAAGGGCAGTTCGGAAAACCAAAAGCGGTGCAAGAACATATTGGTCGCTGTGGTTCTCGCATATCGTACTCTCTCGCTCCCCGAGCTCGCCGTGCTTGCTGGATTGCAACCAAAGATTAACCCTCGGACAATTGTCGAGAAATGCGGCTCATTCCTGACAATTTCCAGCCAAGGCGTCTCCCTGATCCACCAGTCCGCTAAGGACTATCTTGAGGCAAACTACACCCAAAAGCTGGGTAGTAGCGTCGGCCAAGGCAATGCGGACATCTGCGCGCGCTCAATCAATGCGATGGGTTCGATACTAAGACACAACATCTATGCTTTGCCGCACCCAGGTGTTGATATAAGGGATGTAACGCCGCCTGACCCGGACCCGTTGGCTCCAATACGGTACTCCTGTGTTTTTTGGGTCGGCCATCTATGCAAAGCAAAAAGCCAGGGCTTTGGGAATGACCTGACCGAGGGAGGGGCTGTCCTTAGAGTCTTCAAAGAGCATTTTCTCCACTGGCTGGAGGCATTGAGCCTTATCGGTGGGATGTCGGAGAGCATCAGGCACCTGAAGGAATTACAGACTGTTGTTGAC TCCGCCAACGACACTGAACTGTCTGCGTTCCTTCGCGACATGCATCGATTTATCCGTTTCTTCCGTCAAGTGATTGACGTAGCGCCGCTCCAGGCATATTTCTCAGGTCTTGTATTTGCGCCACAGAGGAGCCTGGTTCGGCAGACGTTCGAGAGGTTTTTGCACACCCGGATATCTCATATACCCAACCCGCAACTGGATTGGAGTCCTCGCCTATATACGCTTGACCTCCATGGAAATACACCCGAATCGGTAGCCTTCTCGGAAGCCGGTGACCGACTTGCATCAGGCTTGAAGAATGGCCTCATAAAAATATGGGACACAGGCACAGGTGGTCCCATGCAGACACTCCAGGGCCATGATGACATGGTCAATTCAGTAGCCTTCTCAAGGGACGGAAATCTACTAGCATCAGGCTCAAGGGATCACACCGTCAAGATCTGGGATACTGCCACCGGGGATTGCGTGCAAATACTCGAGGGGCATAATGGTCCTGTCACCTCCGTATCTTTCTCAGCGACTAGTGAGCAAGTTGCATCCGGATCAGCGGATGAGACCATCAAAATCTGGGATGTTGTCGCCGGCAAATGCGTGCAAATTGTTGAAGTGCATTATACTGTCCATTCAGTCGCCTTTTCAAACGCCGATGCTCGACTAGCAGCAGGCTTGGATGGGGGCAGTACCATAATCTGGGACACCGCCACGGGCACACAGATGCACAAACTTGGTAACTATCGTGCATTTGTCGAATCAGTAGCGTTCTCGGCGGATGATAAGCGACTTGCTTCCGGGGAATCGCATGGCACTATTAAGATCTGGGATACGGCCACAGGTGCTTGCTTGCACACACTTCATGGCCATGACGATACGGTGTTCTATGTAGGCTTTTTAAGAGACAAAGATCGACTAGCATCAGGTTCATCTGACGGAAATGTTAAGATTTGGGACATGGCCACAGGCAAATGCATGCGGACGTTTGTGGGCCATAGTACTGGGCAGATCTCATCATTGTCCTTCTCAGCAACCGGTGGTCAGCTCGCATCGGCCGGGTTTGCTGATTTTGCTGATATTGAGATTTGGGACCTGGCCATAGTTGATAACACCACACCAGTCCAGAGCCGTCAGGAGCGGGTCAAGTCGGTCACCTTCTCTGCAAGTGGTCATCGACTAGTATCTCTCTCATTTGAAGGCACTATGCGGGTGTGGGACACACTCACCGGCCAATGCATATGCACGCTCGAGAGGCCAGTGGACGGTCCCTCGGTTGCATCAGTAGCGTTCTCAATGGCTGGTGATCGAGTAGCTTCAGGCTTATTCAACGGTGATATCAAGATCTGGGATACAGTCACAGGAAGATGCATGCAGACGTTCAAACACCAAGGCTATAGCCTTGCGTGGGTTCAATCAGTAGCCTTCTCAGCGACTGGTGAGCAACTGGCATCATGCTCAATGGGTAGCGACATTAAGATCTGGAACACAGGCACAGGGAAATGCATGCAAACACTTGATCATTTCCAGGTTACCTTAGTAGCCTTCTCACCTACTGGTCAGCGACTGGCAGCAGGCTTAAGGGGGGGCATCATCAAGATGTGGAGGACGGCCCCGAGATATTGCATGTGGAAAATTCGGGGCCATAGTCGTCGACTCTCCTCTCTGGTCTTTTCAGGAAGCGGCAATCAACTtgcatcagcatcagaaGATTTCACTATCAAGGTTTGGAGCACGGCCACGGGGGATTGCATACAGATGTTCAGCATCGGCACTTCCATACGCCAACTCTTTTTTGATCCTACATCTACGTACCTTGTCACTGAAATTGGACGTATTAAGGTCGATTTATCATCCTTCGTCCCTGCGATGATGTTGGAGGCTGGAGATATGGCTGAAGAACAAACCTGTCTTGATCAAGAGAGCAGAGAGGTTCGGGGCGAAGAAACTGACGAGGGCAACGACGACAAGTGGCAAGAACAGACACACGGAGAGTTTGTAGTAGAATCAGTTGCAGAGAGGGGATCAGGTGAGAGAGACAGTCTGGCTAGTAACAACAGTCTGTCAAAAGAAGAGTTAGTCGAAGAGGGAGAACCAGCCGACAAGGAATCGGTGGACGAGCAATCGGGCGCCATTGAATTAGCCGACGAGAAGTCAGCTGACAAGGAagcagatgaggaggaaTGCAGCGAGGAGGAATcggacaaggaggatctgGCGCCTGTTTCAGCTGCCTACTATTCAGGGATAAAGGTTTACGGCTACGGTCTCTCGGACCGTCCCTGGATTACGCGCGACGGCCAGGATTTCATTTGGCTACCCCCCGAATTCCGCCCCGAGTGCTCTGCCGTACAGGGCGACACAATTGCCATCGGTTGTCGATCGGGTCGGGTCCTCATCTTCGGCTTCGCACCAGATGGATGTTCCACCGGCGCTTAA